A genomic stretch from Bradyrhizobium quebecense includes:
- the iolD gene encoding 3D-(3,5/4)-trihydroxycyclohexane-1,2-dione acylhydrolase (decyclizing): MPKTTRLTMAQALIRFMTCQRTKIDGRVVPIFGGVWAIFGHGNVAGLGEALYAVRYKQPTFRAHNEQAMAHAAIAYGKANFRRRFMAVTTSIGPGALNLLTAAGMAYVNRLPVLLLPGDAFANRIPDPVLQQAENFTDGTATVNDCFRPVSRYFDRIVRPEQIIPALNRAMQVLTDPAECGPVTLALCQDVQAEAYDYPESFFEERMWMPRRPRADLGELTVAAEALMAAEKPLIIAGGGVLYSEASAALTNFAEATGIPVCETQAGKSSLPDDHPLNMGAIGVTGTSASNRLAEEADLILAVGTRLQDFTTGSWALFKNDGKTIVGLNVQPFDAHKHRALPLVTDARGGLDELLAALKGYKAPVRWTGKAEKGKTTWQVEADTARASTNAQFPSDAQVIGALDRVFGSYVVLVQAAGSLPGELHKLWKASRPGSYHVDYGFSTMGYEIAAGLGVKLARPNEQIVIPVGDGSYLMLNSEIATSVMLGLKLTIVVLDNGGFSCINRLQMATGGANFNNLLKDSQHDTLPKIDFAAHAASMGAFSEHVASIAELEAALEKSKVNDRTTVIVIDTDPLVTTEAGGHWWDVVVPEVSSREQVQEARKAYEQAVKQQRVGN, encoded by the coding sequence ATGCCCAAGACGACCCGCTTGACGATGGCACAAGCCCTCATACGTTTCATGACGTGCCAGCGGACCAAAATTGATGGCAGGGTGGTACCGATCTTCGGCGGCGTCTGGGCGATCTTCGGTCACGGCAACGTCGCCGGTCTGGGCGAAGCACTTTATGCCGTGCGTTACAAACAGCCGACTTTCCGTGCTCACAATGAACAAGCGATGGCGCATGCGGCGATCGCCTACGGCAAGGCGAATTTCCGCCGCCGTTTCATGGCAGTGACGACCTCGATCGGACCAGGCGCACTCAATCTGTTGACCGCCGCAGGCATGGCATACGTCAACCGCTTGCCTGTCCTGCTGTTGCCCGGCGACGCCTTCGCTAACCGCATCCCGGACCCGGTTTTGCAGCAAGCCGAGAATTTCACCGACGGCACGGCGACCGTGAACGACTGCTTCAGGCCGGTGTCTCGCTATTTTGACCGTATCGTTCGACCTGAACAGATCATTCCGGCGTTGAACCGGGCTATGCAGGTGTTGACCGACCCGGCCGAATGCGGGCCGGTGACGCTGGCATTGTGCCAGGACGTGCAGGCGGAAGCCTACGACTACCCCGAGAGCTTTTTCGAGGAGCGGATGTGGATGCCAAGACGTCCGCGCGCCGATTTGGGCGAGCTCACAGTAGCAGCCGAGGCGCTGATGGCTGCGGAGAAGCCGTTGATCATCGCCGGCGGGGGCGTGCTCTATTCCGAGGCGTCCGCCGCGCTGACAAACTTCGCCGAGGCAACGGGAATTCCTGTCTGCGAAACCCAAGCCGGCAAGTCGTCGTTGCCGGATGACCATCCCTTGAACATGGGCGCCATCGGCGTCACCGGTACATCGGCGTCCAACCGCCTTGCCGAGGAGGCCGACCTGATCCTGGCGGTCGGTACGCGCCTGCAGGATTTCACCACGGGGTCGTGGGCATTGTTCAAGAACGACGGGAAAACCATCGTCGGCCTCAACGTACAACCGTTCGACGCCCACAAGCATCGCGCGCTGCCACTCGTGACGGATGCGCGCGGAGGACTGGACGAGCTTCTGGCCGCGTTGAAGGGCTACAAAGCACCCGTGCGCTGGACCGGCAAGGCGGAGAAGGGCAAGACCACTTGGCAGGTGGAAGCAGACACCGCGCGAGCCAGCACGAATGCACAGTTTCCGTCTGACGCACAGGTCATTGGCGCACTCGATCGCGTTTTTGGATCGTACGTCGTGCTGGTGCAGGCTGCAGGCAGTCTCCCCGGCGAGTTGCACAAATTGTGGAAGGCGAGCCGTCCCGGCTCCTATCACGTCGATTATGGCTTCTCGACTATGGGTTATGAGATCGCGGCGGGCCTTGGCGTCAAGCTGGCGCGGCCCAACGAGCAGATCGTAATCCCGGTCGGCGACGGTTCGTATCTGATGCTGAATTCTGAGATCGCCACCTCCGTCATGCTGGGCCTGAAGCTCACCATCGTCGTACTCGACAACGGCGGGTTCAGCTGCATCAACCGGCTCCAGATGGCAACCGGCGGCGCTAACTTTAATAATCTGTTGAAGGACAGCCAGCACGATACGCTGCCGAAGATTGACTTTGCTGCACATGCCGCGAGCATGGGCGCATTCTCGGAACATGTAGCATCGATCGCCGAGCTGGAAGCAGCTCTGGAGAAATCGAAAGTGAACGACCGCACCACCGTCATCGTGATCGATACGGATCCTCTCGTCACGACCGAGGCTGGCGGACACTGGTGGGATGTCGTGGTTCCGGAAGTCAGCTCGCGCGAGCAGGTGCAGGAAGCGCGCAAGGCCTATGAGCAAGCAGTGAAGCAACAACGCGTCGGGAATTAG
- the iolE gene encoding myo-inosose-2 dehydratase, giving the protein MKAKLGISPIAWWNDDLPELSDDVSLEECLRQSRSAGFTGIEKGRRFPDDPTVMSSILKMVNVALCGGWFSGTLVNEDIATNKHRIQPMIDLFKAVNAPCIVYGEVGHSIQSDRSRPLATKPVLSDADMKAYARRMTEFGEWCAGQGMPLSYHHHMAAVVQFEHELDTFMKCSGEGIPLLFDAGHLAFAGGDVLRVIDNHHKRINHVHVKDIRGPVIKALDWRTQSFLDAVALGAFTVPGDGSLDFGAIVQKLAGYGYEGWFVVEAEQDPRKNPPLRMAEMGYAELMRVTTKAGYVVEAPTFPWR; this is encoded by the coding sequence GTGAAGGCCAAACTGGGCATATCCCCCATCGCGTGGTGGAATGACGATCTTCCCGAATTGAGCGACGATGTTTCGCTTGAAGAATGTTTACGCCAATCTCGCTCGGCCGGCTTCACCGGCATCGAGAAGGGCCGCCGCTTCCCCGACGATCCGACGGTCATGTCGTCGATTCTAAAGATGGTTAACGTTGCGCTGTGCGGCGGCTGGTTCTCTGGCACGCTCGTCAACGAAGACATCGCGACCAACAAGCATCGCATCCAGCCAATGATTGATCTGTTCAAGGCCGTGAACGCACCCTGCATCGTCTATGGTGAAGTTGGCCATTCGATCCAGAGCGATCGCTCAAGGCCTCTAGCGACCAAGCCAGTGCTGAGCGACGCCGACATGAAGGCCTATGCCAGGAGGATGACCGAGTTTGGTGAATGGTGCGCTGGGCAGGGCATGCCGCTCTCCTACCATCATCACATGGCCGCGGTTGTGCAGTTCGAGCACGAACTTGATACCTTTATGAAGTGTTCGGGAGAAGGCATCCCGTTGCTGTTCGACGCTGGCCACTTGGCCTTCGCGGGCGGCGACGTGCTGCGCGTCATCGACAACCACCACAAGCGCATCAACCACGTGCATGTGAAGGATATCCGCGGCCCCGTCATCAAAGCGCTCGATTGGAGGACGCAATCTTTCCTCGACGCCGTCGCGCTGGGCGCCTTCACTGTTCCCGGCGACGGCTCGCTGGATTTCGGCGCAATCGTGCAGAAGCTCGCTGGCTATGGCTATGAGGGCTGGTTCGTTGTTGAGGCCGAGCAGGATCCGAGGAAGAATCCGCCGCTCAGAATGGCCGAAATGGGCTATGCCGAACTCATGCGGGTGACGACCAAGGCGGGCTATGTTGTGGAAGCCCCGACCTTTCCCTGGCGCTAA
- a CDS encoding type III secretion protein, whose amino-acid sequence MQQLAYLIAAMMTGDPVRSPARITAAGQTVHDVRLLLRHGRGNVHADGEPSHGHNVVASRLAYRGLDRNNQMALAGALGAGFCDQFARLAAVSHAPHLRDGESVVNAGGEVEIMELNADHTISATRTGHAWNELRRGNERDGETTIVQDGWSNGPAVRLKDSAWAHVQVEREDLSTDKDGALWLKDRVEQLIPLVHPDEDEHTANWLEHLRRNPTQHDRFLETQVVSAEFAAKAREALEQIPREQQEQFVSMAAQEFYGLSPHEAGAPHFIHSVLEQVGLLDHQDRPPVVPPEY is encoded by the coding sequence ATGCAGCAACTCGCCTACCTCATTGCGGCCATGATGACTGGCGATCCGGTCAGAAGCCCCGCTCGGATCACCGCGGCCGGTCAGACAGTGCACGACGTTCGCCTGCTGCTCAGGCACGGACGCGGCAACGTTCATGCGGATGGCGAGCCGTCCCACGGGCACAACGTCGTAGCCTCACGTCTGGCCTACCGCGGACTCGATCGCAACAACCAGATGGCATTGGCGGGCGCGCTGGGCGCAGGCTTTTGCGATCAATTCGCGCGCCTCGCTGCAGTCTCGCACGCGCCGCATTTGCGCGATGGTGAATCGGTCGTGAATGCAGGCGGCGAGGTGGAAATTATGGAACTGAACGCCGATCACACCATCTCGGCCACGCGAACTGGACACGCATGGAACGAGCTACGCCGCGGCAACGAACGCGATGGAGAGACGACCATCGTGCAGGACGGCTGGTCGAACGGCCCGGCGGTGCGGCTGAAAGACAGCGCGTGGGCGCACGTCCAGGTGGAGAGAGAGGACCTGAGTACCGACAAGGACGGCGCCCTGTGGTTGAAAGATCGCGTCGAACAACTGATACCTCTCGTCCACCCGGACGAAGACGAACACACAGCGAATTGGCTGGAGCATTTGCGCCGAAATCCCACCCAACATGATCGCTTTTTGGAAACTCAGGTAGTGTCGGCCGAGTTCGCCGCAAAAGCGAGGGAAGCCCTAGAGCAGATTCCGCGGGAACAGCAGGAGCAGTTTGTCTCGATGGCGGCGCAGGAATTCTATGGGCTGTCTCCCCATGAGGCGGGCGCCCCGCATTTTATTCACTCGGTGCTGGAACAGGTTGGGCTCCTAGACCATCAGGATCGTCCGCCGGTGGTGCCGCCGGAATATTGA
- a CDS encoding bifunctional 5-dehydro-2-deoxygluconokinase/5-dehydro-2-deoxyphosphogluconate aldolase, producing the protein MVEIARARQLDVVTIGRASVDLYGLQIGSRLEDVASFAKSVGGCPANIAVGTAQLGLPSALLSRVGGEQMGSFIREQLIRQGVNVEALKSDPDRLSALVLLAVEDEGVSPMIFVRPDRADMALSPEDVDRSFIASARSIVVTGTHFSAPEAAQLKAIKASGGKVVFDIDCRPNLWGLAGYAAERYVKSDAVSNKLRAVLADCDLIVGTEEEIRIATGEDDVVGSLKAIRALSDATIVLKRGAMGCVVYDGNISDNLEDGIFGEGFPIEVFSVLGSGDAFMSGFLRGWLGGESLATAATWANACGAFAVSRLLCAPEYPTFEELRYFLEHGSPFTALRKDETINHIHWATTRRREIPSVMALACDHRSQLEEVAVRVDAEPSRINAFKVLAVKAAVRVAAGRDDYGMLIDERFGREALFEFARHPFSWLGRPVELPGSRPLRFEFSQDIGSQLIGWPLDHCIKCLCFCHADDPAPLKKEQQEKLRALFDASHKVGREFLIEIIAGKHGTLQDDTIPRALDELYALGIKPESWKLEPQVSATAWVRIEATIVKHASWCRGVMLLGLEAPQDQLEAAFVATAHVPIIKGFAVGRTIIAHAAEEWLAGKMSDEEAIANMAARFERLSQAWLASRERKAA; encoded by the coding sequence TTGGTTGAGATCGCCAGAGCTAGGCAGCTCGATGTTGTCACCATCGGTCGGGCTTCTGTGGACCTTTACGGCCTGCAGATTGGCTCGCGGCTCGAAGACGTCGCCTCCTTTGCCAAATCGGTTGGCGGGTGTCCGGCTAACATAGCGGTCGGCACGGCGCAGCTCGGCCTGCCTTCGGCGCTGCTGAGCCGCGTCGGCGGCGAGCAAATGGGATCCTTCATCCGCGAGCAACTGATACGTCAGGGTGTGAATGTCGAGGCGCTGAAGAGCGATCCGGACCGACTGAGTGCGCTGGTCCTGCTCGCCGTCGAGGACGAAGGCGTTTCGCCGATGATTTTCGTCCGCCCGGATCGCGCCGACATGGCGCTCTCGCCTGAGGACGTCGATCGGAGCTTCATTGCCTCCGCGCGATCAATCGTGGTGACCGGTACGCACTTCTCCGCTCCGGAAGCCGCCCAGCTCAAGGCGATCAAGGCGTCGGGTGGCAAGGTGGTGTTTGACATCGATTGCCGGCCGAACCTGTGGGGCCTTGCCGGGTATGCGGCCGAACGCTATGTGAAATCGGATGCCGTTTCCAACAAGCTTCGTGCCGTGCTCGCCGACTGCGACCTAATCGTTGGGACCGAGGAGGAAATTCGAATAGCCACCGGAGAGGATGACGTTGTTGGCTCTTTGAAGGCGATACGGGCGCTTTCCGATGCGACCATCGTGCTGAAGCGGGGCGCCATGGGCTGTGTCGTCTATGATGGCAACATCAGCGACAATCTCGAGGATGGCATTTTCGGCGAGGGCTTCCCTATCGAAGTCTTCAGCGTGCTCGGCTCCGGCGACGCCTTCATGTCGGGCTTCCTGCGCGGCTGGCTGGGCGGTGAAAGCCTCGCCACGGCAGCGACCTGGGCGAATGCCTGCGGCGCATTTGCCGTGTCGCGGCTGCTATGCGCGCCCGAGTATCCAACGTTCGAGGAGCTACGATATTTCCTCGAGCACGGCAGCCCGTTCACCGCGCTGCGCAAGGACGAGACGATCAACCACATCCATTGGGCCACGACGCGACGGCGCGAGATCCCCTCGGTCATGGCGCTGGCGTGCGATCACCGCAGCCAGCTCGAGGAGGTCGCCGTGAGGGTGGACGCAGAGCCCTCGCGCATCAATGCCTTCAAGGTGTTGGCGGTAAAGGCAGCAGTCCGAGTGGCTGCCGGACGCGACGACTACGGTATGCTGATCGACGAGCGCTTCGGCCGCGAAGCGTTGTTCGAATTCGCGCGCCATCCGTTCTCCTGGCTCGGCCGGCCGGTCGAGCTGCCAGGTTCGCGGCCGCTGCGTTTCGAGTTCTCACAGGACATCGGATCTCAGTTGATCGGCTGGCCGCTCGATCACTGCATCAAGTGCTTGTGCTTCTGTCATGCCGACGATCCCGCGCCACTGAAGAAGGAACAGCAGGAAAAGCTTCGCGCGCTCTTCGACGCATCGCACAAGGTCGGCCGCGAGTTCCTCATCGAGATTATCGCCGGCAAGCACGGCACGCTGCAGGACGACACGATCCCGCGCGCACTCGACGAACTCTACGCGCTGGGCATCAAGCCGGAGTCGTGGAAGCTTGAACCGCAGGTTTCCGCCACCGCCTGGGTACGGATCGAAGCGACCATCGTCAAGCACGCCTCTTGGTGCAGGGGCGTTATGCTGCTCGGACTGGAAGCACCGCAGGACCAGCTCGAGGCAGCGTTTGTGGCGACGGCGCACGTTCCGATCATCAAGGGCTTCGCCGTCGGGCGCACGATCATCGCCCATGCCGCCGAAGAGTGGTTGGCGGGCAAGATGTCAGATGAGGAGGCGATCGCCAACATGGCCGCTCGTTTCGAGCGACTGAGCCAAGCATGGCTAGCCTCCCGCGAGCGCAAGGCGGCATAA